The Palaemon carinicauda isolate YSFRI2023 chromosome 43, ASM3689809v2, whole genome shotgun sequence genome window below encodes:
- the LOC137633808 gene encoding uncharacterized protein: MDSDVKHPMLLPQHSHVTTLIVRDAHEKLGHMGRNHTIAAIRERFWIVSINSAVQRQLHKCITCRKIRKPCQEQKMSDLPQDRLEPAPPFTFTGVDFFGPFIIKEGRKELKRYGVIFTCLVSRSIQLEAANSLETDSFIHCLQRFIACRGTVQEIRCDNGTDFIGTRNELNKAWNLNVLYSLKA, encoded by the exons ATGGACTCCGATGTGAAACATCCTATGCTACTGCCACAACATTCGCACGTCACCACTCTAATCGTACGAGATGCTCATGAGAAACTTGGCCATATGGGTAGAAATCACACCATTGCAGCAATTAGAGAACGCTTTTGGATTGTTTCAATCAACTCTGCTGTCCAACGTCAACTCCACAAATGCATAACGTGCAGAAAAATTAGAAAGCCATGCCAAGAGCAAAAAATGTCCGACTTACCTCAAGATCGTCTCGAGCCAGCTCCACCATTTACATTCACAGGCGTAGACTTTTTCGGGCCGTTCATTATAAAAGAGGGCCGCAAGGAGCTCAAACGTTACGGCGTCATATTCACCTGTCTTGTCAGTCGCTCCATTCAACTGGAAGCTGCTAACAGTCTCGAAACGGATTCCTTTATTCACTGTCTGCAACGCTTCATAGCCTGTAGAGGTACGGTACAAGAAATCCGATGCGACAACGGGACCGACTTCATCGGAACCCGGAATGAGCTGAACAAGGCTTG GAATTTAAATGTTCTTTACTCACTTAAAGCTTAG